From a single Leishmania infantum JPCM5 genome chromosome 36 genomic region:
- a CDS encoding putative ribonuclease H, producing MTDTPSTLSARPSTRPSGAKRPRESLIEFRVKDIMESLGVSEDYLVLGIGEAGRGSVIGPIFYTGAVISLGEHDDLVRLCHVADSKTLDERRRLASLQQLRLLKTFRSFTVCVSPEEISKTITGRSGRNLNTLSHETAIQIISKATLASAGKLCAAYVGTAGPPATYQERLAGRFPHLRVTVAKKADSQFPIVSAASIVAKTTRDTAIEALGENIGSRCPSDPRTMERLRSHVHRFFVFPHAYDFVRHSREPVVQLANGPAVCVPVAFEQVLEKARQQGRGGDSRQQKLSFAKPPRKRHKVYTHLLKLRYPTSLVE from the coding sequence ATGACGGATACGCCATCTACTCTCAGTGCGCGGCCGTCAACGAGACCCAGCGGCGCGAAGCGCCCGCGCGAGTCGCTAATCGAGTTCCGTGTGAAGGATATCATGGAGTCGCTTGGCGTGAGCGAGGATTACTTGGTATTGGGCATCGGCGAGGCAGGCCGAGGTTCCGTCATCGGCCCCATTTTCTACACCGGCGCTGTCATTTCGCTGGGTGAGCACGACGACCTTGTGCGGTTGTGTCACGTGGCAGACAGTAAAACGCTCGATGAGCGACGCCGACTCGCctccctgcagcagctgcgcctgctcaAGACGTTCCGCTCTTTCactgtgtgcgtctctcccgAGGAAATCTCGAAGACCATAAcaggccgcagcggccgcaacTTGAATACGCTGAGCCACGAGACAGCCATTCAAATTATCTCCAAGGCAACGCTGGCCTCCGCTGGCAagctctgcgccgcgtaCGTAGGCACTGCCGGTCCACCTGCGACGTACCAGGAACGCCTGGCTGGCCGTTTTCCTCACCTGCGTGTAACCGTTGCAAAGAAGGCCGACTCGCAGTTCCCAATTGTGTCTGCGGCGTCTATCGTTGCCAAGACGACGCGAGACACCGCCATCGAGGCGCTCGGAGAGAACATAGGCAGCAGGTGCCCCAGTGATCCTCGCACGATGGAGCGTCTGCGGTCGCACGTGCATcgctttttcgttttcccaCACGCCTACGACTTTGTGCGGCACTCGCGGGAGCCTGTCGTACAGCTTGCCAACGGCCCGgcggtgtgcgtgcccgTGGCGTTCGAACAGGTTCTAGAGAAGGCGAGACAGCaagggcgcggcggcgacagccgGCAGCAGAAGCTCAGCTTCGCGAAGCCCCCACGGAAGCGGCACAAGGTGTACACTCACTTGCTGAAACTCAGATACCCAACCAGCTTGGTGGAGTAG
- a CDS encoding sec14, cytosolic factor, with translation MAATHLTFDDAKVGMRVQDYWGCCGTLRWMGKLEKNNSPNKETGKFFGIEYDDESDNPLRSNGTWNGCKYFECGPRKGRLVKVGQVYAEINTERVAMLRERFGERVATWHDFELVKFCIARQFDMEKVYEMLERHLQWRGRFQPCADEYFPQTIREDYPCGYTGTTDYDENLIYCERPGNAGHCQPSEFVRKYTLPVIARWHACAIEMGIARMRATNYRSKRVCCIVDLLNVKAMSRSMIGFAQTLATVEQDNYPENLGCVFIVNCPMFFCFAWKLLKIFIDERTNKKINFCAPNKAVEAMLPVMRKEDIPNFCGGTSNKWMETANGIIGSTNPKKVYRGEDYSPPSMTSEELNETQLRADSESPHRSLREGEAPTTTRFIAPDAVSLSFTPTSSSKSPEEPKMTSGAQSSSDTASGKKRKNGLPK, from the coding sequence ATGGCGGCAACTCATCTTACCTTTGATGATGCGAAGGTGGGCATGCGCGTCCAGGATTActggggctgctgcggcacgctACGTTGGATGGGGAAGCTCGAGAAGAACAATTCGCCTAACAAGGAAACAGGCAAGTTCTTCGGTATCGAGTACGACGACGAGAGTGACAATCCGCTGCGCAGCAATGGCACGTGGAACGGCTGCAAGTACTTTGAGTGCGGGCCGCGTAAGGGCCGTCTTGTGAAGGTAGGCCAAGTTTACGCCGAGATCAACACCGAGCGGGTGGCGATGCTACGGGAGCGCTTTGGGGAGCGCGTCGCGACATGGCACGACTTTGAGCTGGTGAAGTTCTGCATTGCGCGACAGTTCGATATGGAAAAGGTCTATGAGATGCTGGAGAGGCACCTGCAGTGGCGCGGGAGATTCCAGCCGTGCGCCGACGAGTACTTCCCTCAGACGATTCGTGAGGATTACCCGTGCGGCTACACAGGCACTACAGATTACGACGAGAACCTCATTTACTGCGAACGCCCCGGCAATGCTGGCCACTGCCAACCGTCCGAGTTTGTGCGCAAGTACACGCTACCGGTAATTGCGCGGTGGCACGCGTGCGCTATCGAGATGGGCattgcgcgcatgcgcgccacGAACTACCGCTCCAAGCGAGTGTGCTGCATTGTGGATCTGTTGAACGTAAAAGCCATGTCGCGTTCGATGATCGGCTTTGCGCAGACGCTGGCGACGGTGGAGCAGGACAACTACCCTGAGAACCTAGGGTGCGTCTTTATAGTGAACTGCCCCATGTTTTTCTGCTTTGCCTGGAAGCTGCTGAAGATCTTCATCGACGAACGCACCAATAAAAAGATTAATTTCTGCGCTCCAAACAAGGCGGTGGAAGCGATGCTGCCGGTGATGCGGAAGGAGGACATACCGAACTTCTGCGGCGGGACCAGCAACAAGTGGATGGAAACGGCCAACGGCATCATCGGCTCGACAAACCCGAAAAAGGTCTACAGGGGCGAGGACTACAGCCCGCCCAGCATGACGAGCGAAGAGCTGAATGAGACGCAGTTGCGAGCCGATAGTGAGAGCCCCCACAGGAGCCTCCGCGAAGGTGAGGCACCGACGACCACGCGCTTCATCGCGCCCGACGCGGTGTCCTTGAGCTTCACGCCCACCAGTAGCTCCAAATCGCCTGAGGAGCCCAAGATGACGTCTGGggcgcagagcagcagcgacacggcaAGCGGCAAGAAGCGAAAGAACGGTTTGCCGAAGTGA
- a CDS encoding putative ubiquitin/ribosomal protein S27a, with protein MQIFVKNAAGRSVAVRVSAEDTVASLKAQANVTQGNLFFAGMCLAEEETLAAYGLSKESTVDVVIPVEGGKGKKKKKRIFTKPKKPTHRHKLEKMRALKYFKVTENDDGSYKVERTRQDCPHPQCGAGVYMAQHKDRQYCGKCHLTYKAESK; from the coding sequence ATGCAGATCTTCGTCAAGAACGCCGCCGGCCGCTCGgtggctgtgcgcgtgtccgCCGAGGACACCGTCGCCTCCCTCAAGGCACAGGCCAACGTGACGCAGGGCAACCTCTTCTTCGCGGGCATGTGcctcgccgaggaggagacgctcGCCGCTTACGGTCTGTCCAAGGAGTCCACCGTCGACGTTGTCATCCCGGTGGAGGGTGGTAAGGgcaagaagaagaagaagcgcatcTTCACGAAGCCGAAGAAGCCGACGCACCGCCACAAGCTGGAGAAGATGCGCGCGCTCAAGTACTTCAAGGTGACAGAGAACGACGACGGCTCCTACAAGGTGGAGCGCACGCGCCAGGACTGCCCGCACCCCCAGTGCGGTGCCGGCGTGTACATGGCCCAGCACAAGGACCGTCAGTACTGCGGCAAGTGCCACTTGACCTACAAGGCGGAGAGCAAGTAA
- a CDS encoding DNAJ protein-like protein: MTTFNQNSTSGKTSVLDDLFSSVNVSAPASTAGASAPPMCFSSSASATQNATPTAAADAASSVLNDLFSTPDVASSEKSDKYGSVGEAHAMIYVDGSSGSAEDGVTNLFDLSKPVKKDKYNNAESFLEAFERQGKKSGSGGGRHDERKTLADLTRNKDDNKVRARLLPLMNYYDVLGVAPTASEEEIKRSYKKKALQLHPDRAGRDQTQEEAELFKVITKANEVLSDAEQRRMYDASLASGAGQPAMAPSAADWWSHMQS, encoded by the coding sequence ATGACGACGTTCAATCAAAACAGCACCAGCGGTAAAACCTCCGTGCTGGACGACTTGTTCAGCAGCGTCAACGTCAGCGCCCCTGCCAGTACCGCTGGCGCCAGTGCGCCACCCATGTGTTTctcgtcctccgcctcggccaccCAGAATGCTACGCCaacagccgctgctgacgccgcTTCAAGCGTTCTGAATGACCTTTTCTCAACCCCAGATGTAGCATCGTCTGAAAAGAGCGACAAGTACGGCAGCGTGGGTGAGGCACACGCCATGATTTACGtggacggcagcagcggcagcgcagaggaTGGCGTTACCAACCTGTTTGACCTTTCGAAGCCAGTGAAGAAAGACAAGTACAACAATGCGGAGAGTTTCCTTGAGGCCTTTGAACGGCAAGGCAAAaagagcggcagtggcggcggccgccatgACGAGCGCAAAACACTCGCCGACCTGACGCGCAACAAGGACGACAATAAAGTTCGAGCTCGCTTGCTGCCCCTCATGAATTACTACGATGTGCTCGGGGTCGCCCCAACGGCGTCTGAGGAGGAGATCAAGCGCAGCTACAAGAAgaaagcgctgcagctgcaccctGACCGCGCCGGTCGCGATCagacgcaggaggaggcagaaCTGTTCAAGGTAATCACCAAAGCCAATGAGGTGCTTTCAgacgcggagcagcgccgcatgtACGACGCAAGTCTTGCCAGTGGTGCAGGGCAGCCAGCTATGGCCCCGTCGGCGGCAGACTGGTGGAGTCACATGCAGAGCTGA
- the MEFG gene encoding putative Mitochondrial elongation factor G — MRRSGLAYMLRSSVPLLATPAFLSNVRHMRNIGISAHIDSGKTTLSERILFYSGRIGKIHEVKGGTEVGATMDSMELEKERGITIRSAATQCRWKNSTINIIDTPGHVDFTIEVERALRVLDGAILLMCAVGGVQSQTLTVDRQMKRYGVPRICFINKLDRDNANPQRAVKQAQERLGINAVFIQLNMGTAQDFEGVVDLIEEKAVYFDGPFGEAIRYEPVPSYIKEDVAAARKELVSRLAECDEEMEFIFLNDQEPTVEQIHAAIRRATIANKFVPVMVGSAYRNKGVQLLLDAVERYLPSPVERHNSGYQVRRVKDEDGNVSNVKEGEVELMTDDEKPLVALVFKIEETKKSGLSNYVRVYQGKMRKEHLMNIRTGKNFLPPKLVRMHADSAEVVDEVRAGDICAIQGEVDASSGDTLMKSGPQSGSQLFSCEDMYVPPRVISASLKTKDDKEQSRVRERMLAFMREDPTFVYYRNSETNEDIVEGMGELHLDIYVERLKREYGLHVELGKPTVNYREIITERQDFDFVFKRQSGGAGQWAHLKGFVEPLPIDMSVEKGVKNKATTRCSNGDIRESLQKTVVKHLERKIFVKGELMHAPVWGVHFHLNGGAMHEVDSNDQAFKNATQELWETLLPKLKPTLVEPFMDVEMTVPAANMTDVATEFSKREGVVTETAVDGPDAVIRGETALDTMFGFISDLRRLTKGQGDFSMQFKEYRPMQQYKAQMRMDERNNDLGRKPFKLSD, encoded by the coding sequence ATGCGCAGAAGCGGCTTGGCCTacatgctgcgcagcagcgtcccgCTGCTCGCAACGCCAGCTTTCCTCTCGAATGTGAGGCACATGCGAAACATTGGTATCAGCGCCCACATTGATAGCGGCAAAACGACGCTGAGTGAGCGCATTCTCTTCTACTCCGGTCGCATCGGAAAGATCCACGAGGTGAAGGGTGGCACCGAGGTCGGCGCCACAATGGACTCCATGGAGCTTGAGAAAGAGCGCGGCATCACTATTCGCTCCGCCGCGACGCAGTGTCGCTGGAAGAACAGCACCATCAATATAATCGACACGCCCGGCCACGTCGACTTCACCATCGAAGTGGAGCGCGCCCTTCGCGTGCTGGACGGTGCTATCTTGCTCATGTGCGCCGTTGGCGGTGTGCAGAGTCAGACGCTGACGGTGGATCGCCAGATGAAGCGTTACGGTGTACCGCGCATCTGCTTCATAAACAAGCTCGATCGCGACAACGCGAACCCACAGCGGGCAGTAAAGCAAGCGCAGGAGCGTCTGGGCATCAACGCCGTCTTCATCCAGCTGAACATGGGCACTGCACAGGACTTCGAAGGCGTCGTCGACCTCAtcgaggagaaggcggtCTACTTTGATGGCCCTTTCGGTGAGGCCATCCGCTACGAACCGGTGCCGAGCTACATCAAGGAGGACGTGGCTGCCGCACGCAAGGAGCTCGTGAGCCGCCTAGCAGAGTGCGACGAGGAGATGGAGTTCATCTTTCTTAATGACCAGGAGCCGACAGTCGAGCAGATCCACGCTGCCATTCGCCGCGCTACCATAGCCAACAAGTTTGTGCCCGTGATGGTCGGCTCGGCGTACCGGAACAAgggcgtgcagctgctcctggaCGCGGTGGAGCGCTACCTGCCGTCGCCAGTGGAGCGCCACAACTCCGGCTATCAGGTGAGGCGTGTGAAGGACGAGGATGGAAACGTGTCGAACGTGAAGGAAGGCGAGGTGGAACTGATGACGGATGACGAGAAGCCGCTGGTGGCCCTCGTTTTCAAGATCGAGGAAACAAAGAAGTCGGGGCTGTCCAATTACGTGCGGGTGTACCAAGGGAAGATGCGCAAGGAACACCTGATGAATATCCGCACCGGCAAGAACTTCTTGCCGCCGAAGCTTGTACGCATGCACGCGGACAGCGCCGAGGTTGTGGACGAGGTGCGCGCTGGCGACATCTGTGCCATTCAGGGTGAGGTGGACGCGTCCTCGGGTGATACCCTCATGAAGTCCGGACCGCAGTCTGGCTCGCAGCTCTTCTCGTGCGAGGACATGTACGTCCCGCCGCGCGTCATCTCTGCCTCACTCAAGACGAAGGATGATAAGGAGCAGTCCAGGGTGCGGGAGCGTATGCTCGCCTTCATGCGAGAAGACCCCACCTTTGTGTACTACCGCAACTCGGAGACGAACGAGGACATTGTGGAGGGCATGGGTGAGCTGCACCTCGATATTTACGTGGAGCGGCTGAAGCGGGAGTACGGACTGCACGTGGAACTCGGCAAGCCAACGGTCAACTACCGCGAGATTATCACGGAGCGGCAGGATTTCGACTTTGTCTTCAAGCGGCAAAGCGGCGGTGCGGGTCAGTGGGCGCACCTGAAGGGCTTTGtcgagccgctgccgatcGATATGTCGGTCGAGAAGGGGGTCAAGAACAAAGCGACGACACGATGCTCCAACGGTGACATCCGCGAGTCGCTGCAGAAGACGGTGGTGAAGCACCTGGAGCGCAAAATTTTTGTCAAGGGCGAGCTGATGCACGCCCCTGTCTGGGGCGTGCACTTTCACTTGAATGGTGGCGCCATGCACGAGGTGGACTCGAACGATCAGGCCTTCAAGAACGCGACCCAGGAGCTGTGGGAAACCTTGCTACCGAAGCTGAAGCCGACGCTTGTGGAGCCGTTCATGGATGTGGAGATGACAGTGCCTGCGGCGAACATGACTGATGTGGCGACCGAGTTCTCGAAGCGAGAGGGCGTGGTGACCGAGACCGCTGTAGACGGCCCTGATGCAGTGATCCGCGGGGAGACAGCCCTGGACACCATGTTCGGCTTTATTTCCGACCTGCGACGACTGACGAAGGGCCAGGGCGACTTCAGCATGCAGTTTAAGGAATATCGGCCGATGCAGCAGTACAAGGCCCAAATGCGAATGGATGAACGCAACAACGATCTTGGGCGCAAGCCGTTCAAGCTTTCGGACTAG
- the TTA2 gene encoding putative GPI transamidase component Tta2 — translation MATATAARAAARPPVPTSAERLLLNPFVVFLVTFAARAALFTLRYSVEPYIASPVIPHPSLEDIMGKAAAGAWHDVAQSAYVSGGGSQAERLVTPPPVHFSMSISMMEASTWREVVYWRESGFADVGPYYLQELALWYVRFIPAVLAKPPVTGLVLSAMDGLTAALVSRWSSASAALLYAFFVLNPIMILTTTSESLTSFELLLLTVTVDLCARRAKSALAYTGALVGAFTLGSHFIAVPVVLLAPLGTQSYRIAFGVAALLAAGVGAYAVLYLYSTEASHRFASLYAPPDNGVLWYVRQLVLPSFARCLEVFMLQLAPMLLIPATVAFPVSYLRQPMSSTAHPHLFTDGRVFLLLMAEGLSVLFRNQLTLPYCFLIILHFYSSLNPAASKTVTLEDQRVVTYSPYMRVRLLVPIFIQMTSIPLEASFYAGWVLRETANANWKFFSDVAFMVGATAFFVLWYTEVVEDAVLCENDGGADAVTCSALPFKTTKTD, via the coding sequence ATGGCAACCGCAACAGCCGCGagggctgcggcgcggccACCCGTACCCACGTCGGCGGAACGACTCCTGTTGAACCCTTTTGTCGTTTTCCTCGTAACATTTGCCGCCCGCGCAGCACTCTTCACGTTGCGCTACTCGGTTGAGCCGTATATCGCTTCTCCGGTTATTCCGCACCCATCGCTAGAGGACATTATGGggaaggccgccgccggggcATGGCATGACGTTGCTCAGTCTGCGTACGTAAGTGGCGGTGGGTCGCAAGCGGAGCGACtcgtgacgccgccgcctgtgcACTTCAGCATGTCGATCTCAATGATGGAGGCGTCGACGTGGCGGGAGGTGGTGTACTGGCGCGAGAGCGGCTTCGCGGATGTGGGGCCGTACTATCTGCAGGAACTGGCGCTGTGGTACGTGCGCTTTATTCCGGCAGTGCTAGCCAAACCTCCAGTCACTGGACTGGTGTTGAGCGCGATGGATGGACTGACGGCTGCGCTCGTCTCGCGCTGGTCCTCCGCAAGTGCGGCGCTTCTGTACGCGTTTTTCGTGCTGAACCCTATCATGATCCTCACCACCACATCCGAGTCGCTCACCTCCTTCGAGTTGCTCCTGTTGACCGTAACGGTCGACCTCTGCGCTCGGCGAGCCAAGTCGGCGCTTGCGTACACCGGTGCGCTCGTCGGTGCCTTTACTCTGGGCAGCCACTTCATCGCCGTTCCCGTGGTCCTCCTCGCGCCGCTAGGCACCCAATCGTATCGTATTGCCTtcggcgtggcggcgctgctggccgcaGGTGTCGGGGCCTATGCTGTGCTTTATCTGTACTCTACGGAGGCGTCGCATCGCTTCGCGTCTCTTTACGCGCCGCCCGACAACGGCGTCTTGTGGTACGTGCGTCAGCTcgtccttccctcctttGCGCGCTGTCTTGAGGTCTtcatgctgcagctggcgccgATGCTGCTCATTCCGGCAACCGTCGCTTTCCCAGTCAGTTATTTGCGCCAGCCCATGTCATCCACTGCGCACCCGCATCTCTTCACGGACGGACGCGTGTTTCTTCTGTTGATGGCCGAGGGCCTGTCGGTGCTCTTCCGCAACCAGCTCACTCTCCCGTACTGCTTCCTCATCATTTTGCATTTTTACTCCTCCCTAAACCCCGCCGCGTCCAAGACGGTGACGCTTGAGGACCAGCGGGTGGTGACGTACTCGCCGTACATGCGGGTTCGCCTGCTTGTGCCCATCTTTATCCAGATGACAAGCATTCCGCTGGAGGCGAGCTTTTACGCTGGGTgggtgctgcgcgagacgGCCAACGCGAACTGGAAATTTTTCTCCGACGTCGCCTTCATGGTGGGCGCCACGGCCTTCTTTGTGCTGTGGTACACAGAGGTCGTCGAAGATGCGGTGCTGTGTGAGaatgacggcggcgcagacgcggtGACTTGCTCCGCCTTGCCCTTCAAGACCACAAAGACGGACTGA